A genome region from Sebaldella sp. S0638 includes the following:
- a CDS encoding autotransporter domain-containing protein, translating to MIKNKRLLVGFLAMNSILNAGTGNNAEAIKNDRLFNKMVKNIEAGKSNNENYKLIEKVLNKKNAELKDLYMQGDYVVKPEYLEWQWFVTGFYSERGRGDNTSGNAKYRSETEGYYNADGEYVVTEGKPYMPVQEVKTINLGMSIPVKGLSLGALSINPGEVKLPDIEEVTVNVTVPAAPVVGNVNLPAFTPTAPVISTPSIFTPPALDKVSSGFAQGDPVGFIPQVNVILGNASAAPISGTTTVTSLGTSQFSITGSGFTWSGYNDSVTTSGTVNTNTYTMNGSSYPHTFLNVLAGSSTLSGNWVYRDQTTGSVNTARFVSVNHAYGARHLNTEFHLAGDAVIHGRSDGHMTVGIEYQAYDALSAKAIIDPGATLTLESGKNLFGMTLMIESPYYRDDYTKIPIDTTCASGVCRPMENLPIYATAENRGKIVINSQESIGIDFAKYTVPSSDGSNPMTIYVKPGNIEINGSSNYGIRIPNIFDYGNLGGAYSRTSQLGTVTYSSNGKEQNYFKETIVDGSGGMVTVGGTQNVGISLSKKITGSTQVAAVQGLSASDSTDLIGNIRNLNITVNGTEGIGILRNANYVEKDDSTGTPFGDIVLKNINVESLNFGTEASKSVLIRSDRSKLVLEKDLTLTTVLSAGKSDNIVMLANNSATANSSDPLYTAKVENKAKIDIGAGLYKTTVLLSANGGEATNSAVGEIIINSDESQGMAILSGAAGFNSGIITVLGTKSVGIANMGEFTMTAGTIDASGDQSVGIYGADNNNKTNINGGTVKVSNNGIGFFAGDNATINISGASLEANDKGLLFYTYKNSSATTSTGHINITGTVNATINAGGTAFYLKDDLTQITNFINSVFTGSGKLNLNMASSDSRLFILDSPANDIYLSSSSSSAIESLIPSSKVSITGTGYKPYAVFKGALIVDQNVNLDDVNDAYNRLDFMSSKTTVNSGVVISGTGNNVSAIGQRNYTGTSGRDEVTVINNGTINQKGQNVIGIVTDYGNISNTGLISSTGDSSIGIYGANGTISKNTGKIEIGNNGIGIYGGNLLTAALPGYGNQEIEIENDGEIKTNGTTAGIGIYANNTAVGVIDSTIKLGTNSDINMSAADNGVGVYGKNTTISGGGAITVGKNGIGMHLEDSSVSLSSITMNLSGDNAVGFNLAGTTSFAGSGAFNVSGNNSVLFNMQKSAPSTDYINFSGFSINGSGSYIGGNIENAGFYYNTSGTLNTKSVMATGKNSIILFDSGANITTTESSTIAGIADGAYNGGKPFAFLSTTADKELTNKGIISLGDNSAALYAKNNAAMLNEGTISAGKNSVGLYGTSVNDVENKGTINVGENSKGIYLKDGVLTGTLNSGKILSSSNAAVGIISDYSGGTPTLIRTSDEIKLTGENSVGIYTTGSGIQNIENTMTIEIGNSSDRSNPGMAIYNTGAGNTILNTGTITTGTNTLGIYSKGGTVNESGHLNIGSSGTGIYSDGGNVIISSTGSMNIGTNTAVGVYGTNNANIQNNLANIGIGNGSYGFIAETGTDVTNTAAQILGENTVFVYGDGAGTITNTAGGSIGVTGSNNIVIYTTNGGAVLNAGNIAADAGKSNIGIYNKGGSITNTGNIAVGDTTFAYDSFGDVDIINSKYAVGIYGELSTVENHGNLTIGNNAVGLYVKDNTVTALNYGNITTGSSSAPKNGAIGIFSDGGAGVENHGNITLYGNDVIGIAGKNSQKVTNLATITVEGQNATGIYGTLNTVIDNQGTINVSGSDSVGIIAPNGKIINNGTINFINGAKMTAADNEYAIPELINAGIIRVNGNFENTGMKISLKPDLSTLQESTIAGIDFIMDSGSISADTLTITDTVKILPDFSQGTNAKVYKLENAFISSNIISASGKLPVVSNSLTWEATPSVNSDGNIDIYMSKKDYHDFTDGLWYDDFGKALDENYYNATGDAGKIYDKLDLIENEKDFRHVMEGLAGNIYANINQREEDIARSLENSMALMQNSENNTKENVKINVIAGKGRTKEDTDGIVNYDYTTTGVLALREVERTYKNTFGYSLGYLHTGFEFKDGNSSEEWVDTVQLGIHNKYKTNGWNLKNDLTGRVSFHNIDRNLDWPSPSGRSEMNGTYETYSITSDNILGKELSAGKNTTITPYGALRAMYVTRPDFSENGEESLKVEGNDAWSVKPRAGVELKTAVPLSNSGWQLKGALDVAYEYELADLNEREYAKLTAVENNYHKLSKPEDEKGTLRTRASVGIEAKDRYGIFLSGEYGVGNNNEDDYKVGLTLKAVF from the coding sequence ATGATAAAAAATAAAAGATTATTAGTAGGATTTTTAGCGATGAATTCTATACTAAATGCTGGTACAGGCAATAATGCCGAAGCGATAAAAAATGACAGATTATTCAATAAAATGGTAAAAAATATTGAGGCAGGAAAGTCAAATAATGAAAATTATAAATTGATAGAGAAGGTTCTGAATAAAAAAAATGCAGAATTAAAGGATTTGTATATGCAAGGCGATTATGTGGTGAAACCGGAATACCTTGAATGGCAATGGTTTGTTACAGGATTTTATTCAGAAAGAGGACGGGGAGATAATACATCCGGAAATGCAAAGTACCGTTCAGAAACAGAAGGATATTATAATGCAGACGGGGAATATGTGGTAACAGAAGGAAAACCTTATATGCCTGTCCAGGAAGTAAAGACAATTAATCTTGGTATGAGTATACCGGTAAAAGGATTGAGCCTGGGGGCTTTATCTATAAATCCGGGGGAAGTAAAACTTCCAGATATAGAAGAAGTAACTGTAAATGTAACAGTACCTGCTGCACCTGTGGTAGGAAATGTAAACTTGCCGGCGTTTACACCAACAGCACCGGTTATAAGTACTCCTTCTATATTTACACCACCTGCATTGGATAAAGTATCATCAGGTTTTGCACAGGGAGACCCTGTTGGATTTATACCACAGGTAAATGTTATATTAGGAAATGCCAGTGCTGCACCAATAAGCGGAACAACAACAGTAACTTCACTTGGAACTTCACAGTTTTCAATAACAGGATCAGGTTTCACATGGAGCGGGTATAATGACAGTGTAACTACTTCAGGAACAGTTAATACTAATACTTATACAATGAATGGAAGCAGCTATCCTCATACATTTTTAAATGTTCTTGCAGGATCATCGACACTCAGCGGAAACTGGGTGTACAGAGACCAGACAACAGGAAGTGTAAATACTGCAAGATTCGTCAGTGTAAACCATGCTTATGGAGCAAGACATCTGAATACGGAATTCCATCTCGCAGGAGATGCTGTTATACATGGAAGAAGCGACGGTCACATGACAGTAGGAATAGAATATCAGGCGTATGATGCTTTGAGTGCAAAGGCAATTATAGATCCCGGAGCCACTCTTACTTTAGAAAGCGGTAAAAATCTTTTTGGTATGACATTAATGATAGAAAGTCCATACTATAGAGATGATTATACTAAAATACCTATAGATACAACATGTGCTTCAGGAGTATGCAGACCAATGGAAAATCTGCCTATATACGCCACAGCTGAAAACAGAGGAAAAATAGTAATAAACAGTCAGGAAAGTATAGGAATAGATTTTGCAAAATATACGGTTCCGTCATCAGATGGATCTAATCCAATGACAATATATGTAAAGCCGGGAAATATAGAGATAAACGGCAGTTCAAACTATGGTATAAGAATTCCGAATATTTTTGATTATGGAAATCTCGGAGGGGCTTATTCAAGAACAAGCCAGTTAGGAACAGTAACATACAGCAGTAACGGAAAAGAACAAAATTACTTTAAAGAGACAATTGTAGACGGTTCAGGAGGAATGGTAACTGTAGGCGGAACACAAAACGTAGGAATTTCTCTGTCAAAGAAAATAACAGGTTCTACACAGGTAGCTGCTGTTCAAGGGCTGTCAGCTTCAGATTCAACAGATCTTATAGGTAATATAAGAAATCTGAATATAACAGTAAACGGGACTGAAGGAATAGGAATACTAAGAAATGCTAATTATGTGGAAAAAGATGATTCTACAGGAACTCCATTCGGGGATATAGTATTAAAAAATATAAATGTAGAAAGTCTGAATTTTGGTACAGAAGCATCAAAATCAGTACTTATAAGAAGTGACAGATCAAAGTTAGTGCTGGAAAAAGATCTTACTTTAACTACGGTACTTTCAGCAGGAAAATCAGATAATATAGTAATGCTTGCCAATAATTCGGCAACAGCAAATTCATCAGACCCTCTATATACTGCAAAAGTAGAAAATAAAGCAAAAATAGATATAGGCGCAGGTCTTTATAAAACCACGGTACTTCTTTCTGCAAATGGCGGAGAAGCAACGAATAGTGCTGTAGGAGAAATAATAATAAACTCAGATGAATCTCAGGGAATGGCAATACTTTCAGGAGCTGCGGGATTTAACAGCGGGATAATAACAGTACTGGGAACAAAATCAGTAGGTATAGCGAACATGGGAGAATTTACCATGACAGCCGGAACAATAGATGCATCAGGAGATCAGTCAGTGGGAATTTACGGGGCTGACAATAATAATAAGACAAATATAAACGGCGGAACGGTAAAGGTATCAAATAACGGAATAGGTTTTTTTGCAGGTGATAACGCAACAATAAATATTAGCGGAGCATCATTGGAAGCAAATGATAAAGGTCTTTTGTTTTATACATATAAGAATTCTTCTGCAACAACATCTACAGGTCACATAAATATAACAGGGACAGTAAATGCAACAATAAATGCAGGAGGAACAGCCTTTTATCTGAAAGATGACCTTACTCAGATTACTAATTTTATAAACAGTGTATTTACAGGAAGCGGAAAACTTAATCTAAATATGGCAAGCTCTGATTCAAGACTGTTTATACTTGATTCACCGGCTAATGATATATATTTGAGCAGTTCATCAAGTTCTGCAATAGAATCACTGATTCCATCATCAAAAGTAAGTATTACAGGGACAGGATACAAGCCTTATGCGGTATTTAAAGGAGCCCTTATAGTAGATCAGAATGTAAATCTGGATGATGTAAACGATGCATATAACAGACTGGACTTTATGTCGTCAAAAACGACTGTTAATAGCGGAGTAGTAATTTCAGGAACAGGAAATAACGTATCTGCAATAGGACAGAGAAATTATACAGGAACAAGCGGAAGAGACGAAGTAACTGTTATAAATAACGGAACAATAAATCAAAAAGGTCAGAATGTAATAGGGATAGTAACGGATTATGGAAATATAAGTAATACAGGATTAATAAGTTCCACAGGAGACAGCTCAATAGGAATATATGGTGCAAACGGGACAATTAGTAAAAATACAGGGAAAATAGAAATCGGAAATAACGGTATAGGAATATACGGTGGAAACCTGCTTACTGCTGCTTTACCAGGATACGGTAATCAGGAAATAGAAATAGAAAACGACGGAGAAATAAAAACAAACGGAACAACAGCAGGAATAGGAATATATGCTAACAATACAGCAGTTGGAGTAATAGATTCCACAATAAAACTCGGAACTAATTCTGATATAAATATGAGCGCAGCAGATAATGGAGTAGGGGTATACGGGAAAAATACAACAATCAGCGGCGGCGGTGCGATAACAGTAGGGAAAAATGGTATAGGAATGCATCTTGAAGACAGTTCTGTCAGTTTAAGCAGCATAACTATGAATTTATCCGGAGATAATGCGGTAGGATTCAATCTTGCAGGAACAACTTCTTTTGCAGGAAGCGGGGCTTTTAATGTAAGCGGTAATAATTCCGTATTATTCAATATGCAAAAATCAGCGCCAAGTACGGATTATATTAATTTTTCAGGATTTAGTATAAACGGATCAGGAAGCTATATCGGCGGAAATATAGAAAATGCCGGTTTTTACTATAATACTTCGGGAACATTAAATACTAAAAGTGTAATGGCAACAGGCAAAAATTCTATTATATTATTTGACAGCGGAGCAAATATCACTACAACAGAAAGCAGTACAATAGCAGGAATTGCTGACGGAGCATATAACGGAGGAAAGCCTTTTGCATTTTTGAGTACTACTGCTGATAAAGAACTTACAAACAAAGGAATAATATCATTAGGAGATAATTCAGCCGCTCTTTATGCTAAGAATAATGCAGCAATGTTAAATGAAGGGACAATTTCCGCAGGTAAAAATTCTGTAGGATTATACGGTACAAGTGTAAATGATGTAGAAAATAAAGGAACAATTAATGTAGGAGAAAACTCAAAAGGGATATATCTGAAAGACGGGGTACTCACAGGAACACTGAATTCAGGAAAAATACTTAGTTCATCAAATGCAGCTGTTGGGATAATTTCTGACTATAGCGGCGGAACTCCTACACTGATAAGAACATCAGATGAAATAAAGCTGACAGGAGAAAATTCTGTAGGAATATATACTACAGGCTCTGGAATACAGAATATAGAAAATACAATGACTATAGAAATAGGAAATTCTTCTGACAGAAGTAATCCGGGAATGGCAATTTATAATACAGGTGCCGGAAATACAATTTTAAATACCGGAACAATTACAACAGGGACGAATACGCTGGGAATCTACAGCAAAGGCGGAACTGTAAATGAAAGCGGACATCTTAATATAGGCAGCAGCGGTACCGGAATTTATTCAGACGGAGGAAATGTAATAATAAGCAGTACGGGCTCTATGAATATAGGAACAAATACAGCAGTCGGGGTATATGGGACTAATAATGCCAATATTCAGAATAACCTTGCTAATATTGGAATAGGGAATGGAAGTTACGGATTTATAGCTGAAACAGGAACAGACGTTACTAATACAGCGGCACAGATATTAGGTGAAAATACAGTATTTGTTTACGGTGATGGTGCCGGAACAATCACAAATACAGCGGGCGGAAGTATAGGCGTAACAGGTTCAAACAATATAGTAATTTATACAACAAACGGCGGAGCAGTATTAAATGCCGGAAATATAGCAGCAGATGCCGGAAAGAGTAATATAGGTATATATAATAAAGGTGGAAGCATCACAAATACCGGAAATATAGCAGTAGGAGACACAACGTTTGCTTATGATTCATTTGGAGATGTTGATATTATAAACAGTAAATATGCAGTGGGTATTTACGGAGAATTGTCAACAGTAGAGAATCACGGAAATTTAACTATTGGAAATAATGCAGTGGGATTATACGTAAAAGATAATACAGTAACAGCATTAAACTATGGAAATATAACTACAGGAAGTTCTTCGGCACCTAAAAACGGAGCAATAGGAATTTTTTCAGACGGCGGAGCCGGAGTAGAGAATCATGGAAATATTACTTTATACGGAAATGATGTAATAGGAATAGCCGGGAAAAATTCTCAAAAAGTAACTAACTTAGCAACAATAACAGTGGAAGGTCAGAATGCAACAGGGATTTACGGGACTTTAAATACAGTAATAGATAATCAGGGGACTATAAATGTATCAGGATCAGATAGTGTCGGAATAATAGCTCCAAATGGGAAAATAATTAATAACGGAACTATAAATTTCATAAATGGTGCAAAAATGACAGCAGCTGATAATGAGTATGCAATACCAGAGCTTATAAATGCCGGGATTATTCGTGTGAACGGAAACTTTGAAAATACCGGGATGAAGATATCTTTAAAGCCTGACTTGAGTACATTACAGGAGTCAACAATTGCAGGAATCGACTTTATAATGGACAGCGGAAGTATATCGGCAGATACACTTACAATAACTGATACAGTAAAAATTCTTCCTGATTTTTCTCAGGGAACAAACGCTAAAGTGTATAAACTGGAAAATGCTTTTATATCAAGCAATATTATATCTGCCAGCGGAAAGCTGCCGGTGGTAAGTAACTCACTTACATGGGAAGCTACACCTTCAGTAAATTCAGACGGGAATATAGATATCTATATGTCAAAAAAAGATTATCATGATTTTACTGACGGGTTATGGTATGATGATTTCGGAAAAGCTCTTGATGAAAATTACTATAATGCCACAGGAGATGCAGGGAAAATTTATGACAAGCTGGATCTTATAGAGAATGAAAAAGATTTCAGACATGTTATGGAAGGTCTCGCAGGAAATATTTATGCTAATATAAACCAGCGTGAAGAAGATATAGCAAGAAGTCTTGAAAATTCAATGGCTTTAATGCAGAATTCCGAGAACAATACAAAAGAGAATGTAAAGATAAATGTAATAGCAGGAAAAGGAAGAACAAAAGAGGATACAGACGGTATTGTAAACTATGATTATACAACAACAGGAGTTCTTGCCCTTCGTGAAGTGGAAAGAACTTACAAGAATACATTTGGTTACTCACTGGGATATCTGCACACAGGATTTGAGTTTAAAGACGGAAACAGCAGCGAAGAATGGGTAGATACTGTGCAGTTAGGAATTCACAATAAATATAAGACAAATGGATGGAATCTGAAAAATGATCTTACAGGAAGAGTAAGTTTTCATAATATAGACAGAAATCTTGACTGGCCTTCGCCGTCAGGACGATCAGAAATGAACGGAACTTATGAAACATACAGTATAACAAGTGACAACATTCTGGGGAAAGAACTTTCGGCAGGAAAAAATACAACAATAACACCATATGGAGCATTGCGTGCAATGTATGTAACAAGACCTGATTTTAGTGAAAACGGGGAAGAATCGCTGAAAGTAGAAGGAAATGATGCATGGAGTGTAAAACCAAGAGCAGGGGTAGAACTAAAAACAGCAGTACCATTGTCTAATTCAGGATGGCAGCTGAAAGGAGCTCTTGATGTAGCATATGAATATGAACTTGCTGATCTGAACGAAAGAGAATATGCAAAATTAACAGCAGTAGAAAATAATTATCATAAATTATCGAAACCGGAAGATGAAAAAGGAACATTAAGAACAAGAGCATCAGTAGGAATAGAAGCAAAAGACAGATACGGAATATTCCTTTCAGGGGAATACGGAGTAGGAAATAATAATGAAGATGACTACAAAGTAGGATTAACATTAAAAGCAGTATTTTAA
- a CDS encoding DeoR/GlpR family DNA-binding transcription regulator, whose protein sequence is MLKEERQQKILELLDEKQKVIASDLSQLFQVSEDTIRRDLKELDQKKLVRRVHSGALRIGPPVTDFEKRLKISNNLKENLAQKALPYIQENTVILIDGGTTNLHLVNALPVNFKATVITNSPPIAMALAYHEQIEVLMIGGTLYKQSMVNLGIDTVEYLNNVRADTYIMGIYNIDDQIGISVPTISESLVKRKMASISTEIIGLVTLDKLGTVSNQIICPVDTLTYLITENVNPNIAKLYTKQKIAVIQ, encoded by the coding sequence ATGTTAAAAGAGGAGAGACAGCAAAAAATATTAGAACTGCTGGACGAAAAGCAAAAAGTAATTGCAAGTGACCTTAGCCAGCTTTTTCAGGTTTCAGAAGATACTATAAGAAGAGACTTAAAAGAGCTTGATCAAAAAAAGCTTGTAAGAAGAGTTCACAGCGGTGCCCTTAGAATCGGTCCTCCAGTAACAGATTTTGAAAAAAGACTGAAGATTTCTAATAATTTAAAAGAAAATTTAGCACAAAAAGCTCTTCCTTATATACAGGAAAATACTGTCATATTAATTGACGGCGGCACAACTAATTTACATCTGGTAAATGCTCTTCCCGTTAATTTTAAGGCAACGGTCATAACTAACAGCCCTCCCATAGCCATGGCACTTGCATACCACGAACAGATAGAAGTCCTTATGATAGGGGGAACTCTTTATAAACAATCCATGGTTAATCTTGGTATTGATACAGTGGAGTATCTGAATAATGTGAGAGCAGATACTTATATTATGGGAATTTATAATATTGATGATCAAATAGGAATAAGTGTTCCCACAATATCAGAATCGCTTGTAAAAAGAAAGATGGCATCTATCTCCACTGAAATAATAGGATTAGTTACTCTGGACAAACTGGGGACAGTTTCTAACCAGATAATCTGCCCTGTTGATACACTTACTTATTTAATAACAGAAAATGTAAATCCTAATATAGCAAAATTATATACTAAACAAAAAATTGCTGTTATTCAGTAA